Proteins encoded within one genomic window of Elusimicrobiota bacterium:
- a CDS encoding DNA-binding protein has translation MHKKATIGRLFIGRFEYKDDLLASLNKFCRKNNIFAGIFSLIGAVQNAKLGYYDQKRKRYKNCVSLNKKLEIVSCSGNISLKEKKPFVHAHIALADLRGKTFGGHLMEGTKVFAAEFFIQELTNIKLKRSKDSITGLPLFTPLETA, from the coding sequence ATGCACAAAAAAGCTACTATCGGAAGATTATTTATTGGAAGATTTGAATATAAAGATGACCTTCTTGCGTCTTTGAACAAATTCTGCCGGAAAAACAATATTTTTGCAGGTATTTTTTCGCTAATAGGTGCGGTTCAAAATGCTAAACTTGGTTACTATGACCAAAAAAGAAAAAGATATAAAAATTGTGTCTCTTTAAACAAAAAACTTGAGATTGTTTCATGCTCTGGTAATATTTCTCTGAAAGAAAAAAAGCCTTTTGTCCATGCGCATATAGCTCTTGCGGATTTACGAGGAAAAACCTTCGGCGGCCATCTTATGGAAGGAACTAAAGTTTTTGCAGCTGAGTTTTTTATTCAAGAGTTAACAAATATCAAGCTAAAACGTTCAAAAGATTCAATAACCGGCCTGCCTCTTTTTACCCCGTTAGAAACGGCCTAA